The following coding sequences lie in one Halogeometricum rufum genomic window:
- a CDS encoding ABC transporter ATP-binding protein yields the protein MADDHGGLEHVRDNVDGHPMVSLLSYARTYWVRLTLGVAAAFLTRFARLVPPVVVAAAIDRAIRQSGETGLLTDVGLLPAERVAGQAARLALLEQLVLIAVLAYLLRSAARFVSRYLLQATAQKVQRDLRDDTYDHLQRLSMSFFADHQTGGLMSILNSDINRLEQFLNTEFRQFIRVVATVGGIGVILWTYSPKLALVALAPVPIIGLASGQFLTWIEPRYKSIRETVARLNTRLENNLGGAAVIKSFDRYGFERDRVAEQSEAYHDEKVAALRIRRGFFAALRMLTGVVFVAVLYVGGTDIIAGTPGENGALTLGGFTLFFLLLRRLYSPMRRVGKSANKYQLAMSSAERVFGLLGRDPEITSPTPAHRPETVDGDVCFDDVTFSYGDREPVVRNVSLDVPAGSTVGLAGATGAGKSTLLKLVARFHDVDDGAVRVDGVDVRDYDLQALRDEVAIVEQSPYLFSGTVAENIAYGDREALEAEWYDDEGTGDGRADDASGDGHDGRTARERVVEVAKAAEADEFVRELPDGYDTRVGERGVKLSGGQRQRIAIARALLNDPAVIIFDEATSDVDTETEELIQQSLDRLVEERTAFVIAHRLSTIRDADEVVVMDEGRIAERGSHDELVAAGGSYADLWHGQADEEAPPADD from the coding sequence ATTCGCCCGGCTCGTCCCGCCGGTCGTCGTCGCCGCCGCCATCGACCGGGCCATCCGGCAGTCGGGAGAGACGGGTCTGTTGACGGACGTGGGACTGCTCCCGGCCGAACGGGTGGCGGGACAGGCGGCGCGGCTCGCGCTCCTCGAACAACTCGTCCTCATCGCCGTCCTCGCGTACCTCCTCCGGTCGGCCGCCCGCTTCGTCTCGCGCTACCTCCTACAGGCGACCGCACAGAAGGTTCAGCGCGACCTCAGGGACGACACGTACGACCACCTGCAACGCCTCTCGATGTCCTTCTTCGCCGACCACCAGACGGGCGGGCTGATGTCCATCCTCAACAGCGACATCAACCGGCTGGAGCAGTTCCTCAACACCGAGTTCCGCCAGTTCATCCGCGTCGTCGCCACCGTCGGCGGCATCGGCGTCATCCTGTGGACGTACTCGCCGAAACTCGCCCTCGTCGCGCTGGCTCCGGTGCCGATAATCGGGCTGGCCAGCGGGCAGTTCCTCACGTGGATCGAACCGCGGTACAAGTCCATCCGCGAGACGGTCGCACGACTGAACACCCGACTCGAGAACAACCTCGGGGGCGCGGCCGTCATCAAGTCGTTCGACCGCTACGGCTTTGAGCGCGACCGGGTCGCCGAACAGAGCGAGGCGTACCACGACGAGAAAGTGGCCGCGCTCCGCATCCGCCGGGGGTTCTTCGCGGCGCTCAGGATGCTCACCGGCGTCGTCTTCGTCGCCGTGCTGTACGTCGGCGGCACCGACATCATCGCCGGCACCCCCGGCGAGAACGGCGCGCTGACGCTGGGCGGGTTCACACTCTTCTTCCTCCTGCTCCGCCGGCTCTACTCGCCGATGCGCCGCGTCGGCAAGTCCGCGAACAAGTACCAGCTTGCGATGTCCAGCGCCGAACGCGTGTTCGGGCTCCTCGGCCGCGACCCGGAGATAACCAGCCCGACGCCGGCACACCGGCCCGAGACGGTCGACGGCGACGTGTGCTTCGACGACGTGACGTTCTCCTACGGCGACCGCGAACCGGTCGTCCGGAACGTCTCGCTGGACGTGCCCGCGGGGTCGACCGTCGGACTCGCCGGGGCGACCGGCGCGGGGAAGTCGACGCTTCTGAAACTGGTCGCCCGGTTCCACGACGTAGACGACGGAGCCGTCCGCGTCGACGGCGTCGACGTGCGCGACTACGACCTACAGGCGCTTCGCGACGAGGTTGCCATCGTCGAGCAGAGCCCGTACCTGTTCTCGGGGACGGTCGCCGAGAACATCGCCTACGGCGACCGCGAGGCGCTCGAAGCCGAGTGGTACGACGACGAGGGCACCGGCGACGGGCGCGCCGACGACGCGAGCGGTGACGGGCACGACGGTCGGACCGCCCGCGAGCGCGTGGTCGAAGTCGCGAAAGCCGCCGAGGCCGACGAGTTCGTCCGCGAACTCCCCGACGGCTACGACACCCGGGTCGGCGAGCGGGGCGTGAAGCTCTCGGGCGGTCAGCGCCAGCGCATCGCCATCGCCCGCGCCCTGCTGAACGACCCCGCGGTCATCATCTTCGACGAGGCAACCTCCGACGTGGACACGGAGACGGAGGAACTCATCCAGCAGAGCCTCGACAGGCTGGTCGAGGAGCGCACCGCGTTCGTCATCGCGCACCGCCTGTCGACCATCCGCGACGCCGACGAAGTGGTCGTCATGGACGAGGGCCGCATCGCGGAGCGCGGTTCGCACGACGAACTCGTCGCCGCCGGCGGGTCGTACGCCGACCTCTGGCACGGACAGGCCGACGAAGAGGCCCCGCCAGCCGACGACTGA